The genomic window GCACGTACGCTGACTGAGGAAGAAGGCCTACTCAATAAACAAGATCTATCGAATTTCGTAACCCAAGAAAGGGTTGAAGAGTCGGAAGATGATTTAGTCGATGAATCATGAACAATGCATTTTACTAGGTGTATATAAGTTCATATATACGCTGTTTTTAACATTTTCTGGATAAAAACGGAAGAcaaaattggaatttatGCATGCTATCCAATATAGCGTTGAATAAGAATGtaaaaattgatttatgACAAAGAATGGACCCTGTACCTTCAATGGCTTAATAGAAGTACTAATACGAATCAAGCAACGTTTTCTTGTCTTTTATGATGCagataaaaacaaaaaaaatattgagCGGTACGAGAATCGAACCCGTGTCTCCACCTTGGAAGGGTGGAATGATAACCACTACACTAACCGCCCATTTGTTTCTGTTTTGGAAGGCAGCGAGCTTTAAGGCTTCTGCAAAACTATCGATGGATATTAAATACCAATCTATCGCAGCTTGTTTGTCGTCAGATGAAGGAGGATCACACTCTTAGTTAAGTTGGACAAACAAGTAGCGGGATTAAATCTTCAGCCGTAACTGTTGATAAACCAACTGTAAGACATGTGTCACAGTGTCGGAAAATGGTATATATTTAACAGACATGTCCCTGTGGCGGCAGTCTGGTCCTCCCTCTCTTATAGGTGAgagtaatatataattaaagctctatattttcttttgtatattatatatattagatGAATATGAACTAAAATTAAACTCATGATGACTGGTGTCAACCTCATCTTTGATTTTACCTTTGTTGGCGGCGTTGTTCACTATTCTTTAAACGGCGTGCAATGTTGCCCTAGACAAGTGCCCCAAATTCctctattttatttctgtAAATTGGCAGAACCATAATCATTGTTATATTGACACTAAACGAGACGGTATGTTCTCATATAGGCGGCAAAGCTGGGAAGTTTTCATCGTAGGTTAATTGTAAGGGAAATGCgtattataaatattaataaagtaGCAGATATCTCTATttatttggtaataatatcaataaatcaCTAATCTAATACTATCTTGCCTGAAGACAGTAATATAAATGGGTAATTCCCGAAATAAAGAATCAATGGTAATCAAGAAAAGATTCCATATCCGCCTCTTTCGTAAAGAACTTTAGACGTCTTTTTACCAACCTTAGTATATAGTAATTGTGCCCTATGGTTAAAATCATCTGTAGTCCAATACACGAAAGGTACGTCCATACGGTCAGATGCATCGTAGACGAATTCCATTAATTTCCTACCTACACCCTTAACTCGTTGATCCTCTTGGACGAAAAGATCATGAAGAAAGATTTTCCCGTCCAAATTCCATGTCGTGAAGTGGTGCAAATAGGTTACCATGCCAATTGGTTTATTGGTAGTGGTATTTATAGCGAAAGCAGCCCACATCTTCACTTCTGGATCCAAAAATCTCTCGAAAGTGAGGAGTGGTATGTCTTCCTTCATCGTTCTATTGTAGCatttttgatattgtttccaaagaagaagCCAATCATCTTTGTCCGTTTCTTGAATAGGTCTGATGACAACACTAGCTTCTTCTGACATTATAtactttctttattatatctGGAATTGGGATGGCCCTAAAAAAAGAACCTTCAAAAATCCTGCTCTGTTCCACTATGCTACATAAATGGTGAAGGATTCTAGCCAATTAACGAAAATCTATCTTAGCTCTTCTCAAAGATACCCATTATCAATGATGAGATATGATATGGTATGCTATGATATGTAAGAGAGGGAGAATACCAGACGAATTACATTGGCGCCGCACATTTTGGCGCGGGACATGGCGTCACACATTTTAGTGGAATTTAGAAATGGGGACGCCACATTTTAGCCGCCGAAAAGGCAGCTACCAACTAAACAGTAGATGGTAGACCAGATTTCTGCTGGATAATTGTCGATTTCAGATGTCCTCTCAGTTATAAAGTACAATACTCAAAAACAGTCATAGTTAACAGAAGTAGTACTGTGCGGTCCCCACGATTTAATAGTGGAGATGGCAAGCTCTGGATAGCCTTAAAGCTATAGATAAAAAAAGGAATACCAACGGTAAGCAGACACATATGTGTTGTTACTTGTAAGCTACCTATTGCCTATTCTCAAATTGTAGAACTTTTGGGAAGTAATGCTCGCAGAAACTTCGTTTAAGTCCGgatttgaaacaaaaaaattatataattgtCATCATAGATTAGGTGCTCGAACaatattcaagataaaggtactattaatattctatgGTAAAGGTCTAGACATCCAGTTTGGTACAACGTCTTCTATATCAGACACGAACTACTTACCAGATATGGAAGGAACGCGAGTGAATAACAGCACGACGCGACGCGATTGATGAATACCAAACTAGTCAATCAATTCGTATACCAACGATAAAATTATGATCTCGTATTATCTATTCCACCATCGacaagaatataaatagCGCTCGGAAGCATCCTTTCTCATATTTTCTCTGATCTTGTAGTTGTAATTTTCCATCctaaaaattgattatgtTTGTTATGAATTATAGTAAGAGCTAATTTTCCTTATAATGTGTGTAAAAAGGTTCGTCtttcttaaaa from Naumovozyma dairenensis CBS 421 chromosome 3, complete genome includes these protein-coding regions:
- the NDAI0C02350 gene encoding N-acetyltransferase family protein (similar to Saccharomyces cerevisiae HPA2 (YPR193C)), with product MSEEASVVIRPIQETDKDDWLLLWKQYQKCYNRTMKEDIPLLTFERFLDPEVKMWAAFAINTTTNKPIGMVTYLHHFTTWNLDGKIFLHDLFVQEDQRVKGVGRKLMEFVYDASDRMDVPFVYWTTDDFNHRAQLLYTKVGKKTSKVLYERGGYGIFS